Below is a window of Acidobacteriota bacterium DNA.
GAGCTAGCCTCCTACCGCCGGATCTATCTGCTGGGTTGCTCCCTCGGCGGGCACCTGGCGTTGCTTTGGGCTGCCCGTTCCGCGGGCTCCGGCTCGGCTGATCCGCGGGTGCAGTCAGTAGCGTCCCTATGCTCGCCGGTGGATCTGGAGGCGTCCTCCGGAGCGCTTCTCAAGCCGTTCCTCTGGCCCTATCGACGCTACCTGATGAACAGCCTGATGCAGATCTACCGGGCAGTCGCGGAACGCCGCCCGGTGCCTCTGCCGGTGGCGCAGGCGGCGGGGATCAACAATCTGGTGGATTGGGACGACCACATCGTGGCCCCCCGCTATGGCTTCGACGGCGCCGCCGACTACTACCGCCAAAGCACCGTGGCGCCGATCCTCGGCGACGCGACCGTGCCGATCCTCTACGTCGGCGCCGAGGACGATCCCATGGTCCCGGCCAACACCGTCCAGCCCGCCCTCCAACGAGTCGGCCCCACCGTCGAATCCCGCTGGCTCCCCCGCGGCGGCCACCTCGGCTTCGACCCGCACCAGGATCTGGCCCTGTCTGCGTCCCGAGGATGGGCGGATCAGGTGTTGGATTGGCTGCAGGGGCGGTAGGAGGCTCTTCAGGAATCCAGGTGCGGAAGGTCTTCAGGGCCTCAACCACCAGCTCATCGAAGTTCGCTCGGTGCTTCTGCGGCAGATTGTCCGGGTGATCAAGCCA
It encodes the following:
- a CDS encoding alpha/beta fold hydrolase, with the translated sequence MSFTGHFYTLRGRLRRWPEPAGTVPWETVVEDPDLGPVRLSGRLNPEGEDLVLLVHGLGGSAESRYMCYLAERATARGLACLRLNLRGSDRQGEDFYHAGQSSDLDAVLASEELASYRRIYLLGCSLGGHLALLWAARSAGSGSADPRVQSVASLCSPVDLEASSGALLKPFLWPYRRYLMNSLMQIYRAVAERRPVPLPVAQAAGINNLVDWDDHIVAPRYGFDGAADYYRQSTVAPILGDATVPILYVGAEDDPMVPANTVQPALQRVGPTVESRWLPRGGHLGFDPHQDLALSASRGWADQVLDWLQGR